The Bacillus sp. B-jedd sequence AGTATCGCCGTCACTACCTTCGGACATCTCGACAAAAACAAAATCGGCATCATCAAGGAGTTGGATACGAAATTGGGTGGCGGCGTCCATACGTTCCTTGATGACATTGTCGCCGCAATTGTGGCGACCGCCTCATCCCGGCTCGCCCATCATAAACGTGATTTGGAGGAAGCACTGGAACTGAGCGGGGCGGAAGTGGTTGGGTGACTATTGGCAATTAAATTAAAGGATAGGGCAAGCTGAATGGATCAGCGGCCCTATCCTTTTTTTTACTTGCGCTATTCTGCAAGCAAATCCCGGTATTCTTCTTTCCGCTCAAGCACTTTCTTGGCAAAAGAGCATGCGGGAATGATCTGCAGATTTTCTTCCTTGGCGTAGTCGGCGATTTTGTAGACAAGCTTTTTTCCAAATCCGCGGCCATTTTGGTCTTCATCAAC is a genomic window containing:
- a CDS encoding GNAT family N-acetyltransferase, producing the protein MTEIKHGQNEFYIEENGKVIGRIQYVPSGTGKDGRQQITVTHTLVDEDQNGRGFGKKLVYKIADYAKEENLQIIPACSFAKKVLERKEEYRDLLAE